A segment of the Necator americanus strain Aroian chromosome IV, whole genome shotgun sequence genome:
catttctttccggCATTTTCCACTCGTATGTAAGTAAAACTTATTTCCTTGTTGTCGCTTCTATCCAAGACGTCGCTAGGCTATAAACATTCTtagtaaacaaacaagaaatagCGGACAGCACAGAAATCAATAATGTTATACTGTTCCAACAAGAATTGCACTCAGAAAGAGTGAAGAACTGATTTTCACTTCTCCTACAGCAGTCTAAAATTTGGATCTGAAGCAGACGATTctacgcatttttttttgtacacaTGGTGTAAGGTCGGTAACATAGTCGCTTACTtacttaattttaattaattaattaattaatcactGCGTTCGAAGGGTTCCAACACGTCATGGCCAAAGAAACTGTGTTACTGAACAAATATGTGGTAGTCAAAATTCTATAAATTGAGCAATTCCCAAATAAATATGaacagaaatataaaaataaatgaaacatagaatgaatgaatgagacggaaaataaacaagacaaaaacaaatacaacacAGAAATAAACATTATTGCCTTaatgtaattttgaaattttgaaagtcaaagttttttaaaacattcgCTTCATacgaaacgtttttttaacgTTACTTTTTGAGTATGTCAATAAATTGATAAGTTAAAAGTTAAACATCAGATATTTACGTacttttacaaatatttctttgacGTCTAAGGAAATCCACGTCctgatatttattttcacaaatcCACCACGTGAATTTCCCTAGAcgtcaaaaaaatatttgtgaaaataaatatctgATATTTTTGTGAGATATTTAAATGTCTCATCGGCAATTGGCacgtcggctagccaccgcaagtcattgtaaagggtaaaaaaacttttataaatgatctgaattgatgtgaacgtgaGGCAtccgttatttatttattttgccacaaatttatccttttcctttttaaattgtttttttaggaaatcCAGCGTGGCGgacttgctcttttttttagcctGCCATCAAACAACAACGTATGGATCATCGTTTGTTAACATCATCACTGATGCTTATCGACAAAACAGCAAGTGACGGAAACGGTAAAATGTCGATGAGCCGTAGTTACGTCTCACTGCCGATGGTGATGGATGAGCCTGACATACTCGATGGTGACCGTACAGAGGTATAACAATGCATAAAAGTATACAAAGTACTAATTCCGGCTCTGAAAAGGTCCCATCTAGATTGGTAGAGAATTTTTATTAGTAAGagagccgaaaaaaaaaagcaaatatacCTTTACATACCTAACTTTTATAAGTAAGTACCTCACGGAATCTTAAATATTTCCCCTCATCACTTTCAAGGATGGGATTTCTCCCAGGAATAGATAAGGATAAGGGTGTAGTTCACTACATACTATGGGCAGTACCACGCTATATTGCGCGAAGCAAACCAGAAAAAACGTAAAGAGAATACTCACCGCTTGCACCATGCCCTCTACGATACAACATGTTACGCGATAGAGTGCGACCAACCCGACCGACTACTTCTTAATATAACAAAtcgtaatatataataaataataataacaagtaataataatgtataGGAGAAGCTGGTCCACCTAAAAATCGCAGACGCATCGCCAATCCCTATCGCTCCAtcacccgtaataagttgcatcgttaggGCAGGGGTGCAATCAGCAGTGTTCCACAAGACTTTTCCTGAATTAATACAGGAAATTGAGTGAGATCGCAGTCGTATTTATACCCAGAAATGTGTTTTGGGTCTCCCATGAATCGACCGTTGGAAGTTGTTGTTTCAGAAGTCGATGAACTCCAGAAAGtcgtaaataaaattaatgctTAAGGATGGAAATGTACAGGAAGCATGTAAAATTATAGTTCGAAACGACCTCTTTAATGTTTCAGTCTTTAAAAGacttgtttacttgtttgtttACAGATGAGCTTTCGAGCATGCACACATGCGGATGAAGTCGCTTGTGCCGAAAGCGAACGACGTCTACTCACATGGGCAATCGACTGGACAAGGCAGGTGGCGGACATGGAAGACGCCATCAGCAACACTGATAAGGTGTGTTACTGGAATCCTGAAGAGCACGATATTGAGTTCTCCCAAGTTTCACACTCCAGCCTCCATAATATCTATTGAATCtcttgaaatatttcattttttttcacgtaaaCCAAAGGGAGAccaaaaaagtcggaaaaaaatattttagtcaagattttcattttcgagttttcattttcattttttcagatttttttctgcagattgTCAAGAAgtagaacaaaattttcgagaatttatTACTTAAACAATTTTACAATATTAAAATTAGACCTTTCACGTTTCTTCTCGGAGTTCCTGGATTAGTGACCATTTGCAACCCTCAGgtttatattttgattttccCACATTTTAGTATCATTGGTTCAGttagtttttcttaaaaattagttTATCAGTCTACTTTTCCTTTGACTGGtaaagaagaagttttttcATCGAACCCCCCTTGTTGTTTCTTCTTCCAAAGTAacaattcttattttctcttgGCTTTGCTTTCTTCCGAGCCGAAGGTGGCAACCCAGACCTACAGTAGTATGATGAGCGGGTTCGTCGCTATCAGTTCATCCAGGCGACTGACACAGCAAGTAACACCTGCTCCGGAGACGTGCACTTAACTCCATGTATTCCTCTTGTATTTATTCTTGTTTCCTGCGCGAAAATATATGGGACCCATTAGGTTCGCAGTATTTCACACAGGAAACACTACTTATTACAGATCGCATTGTTGCGAGCGTGCTGCGTACCGTTGACTCTTCTGGAGCTCGGTGCGCGGTCTTGTGCAGTTGCTACGCTGAGCACGCCAAGGTGTGCAGCACTGCACGTCCTACCCCTGCCCAACAACACGTACCTACGCGCCGATGCGCAGCTGCCACGGAATTGGTACCGCTACGTCTCATTCGACTATTTTCGACAgtaattcatttttctgctcatttcaGCTTCTTAACTGCAAACACAATTCGTGGATTGCTCCAGTGGACAACACGTCATCTGAAGCAACTGCAGCTGTCACCGAAAGAGCTGGTACTTCTGAAAGCACTGCTAGTGATGAACATAGGTGAGCAACATTCAACTCCTTCACTTTTCAGGTATAAAGACggagtgaaaaaaatgttttaaaaaatgattttgatgaTTCACGGGCAACAGTCGGCAGTGAATCATGAAATATCATCGGATAAACATCAGATTACGGCGTTGTTTATTGTGGGACACAATGGTGCACCCGTTACTACATTACCTCCAgtattcggtttttttttggcgattCAGAAGAGGTGTTTGCGGGAATTTTCAATCTCCCTAGCAGTGACTAGAGTTCGGGATGCACGTAGAGGAAAGTTACTATGAGGCGCTAGTCTATCCGACtaagcaactttttacaccATTGAGTACCAAACTACAGTGGGAGCAATCGCTGTGAATTTGATTCCTTCCGCTTATCTCATTATATAGGCGGGTGTAAAGAGGTGTTTCGTCAAGTGAATTGATACCTCTGGTCATTCTCATTCTCAATTTCTGGGTCCACAAAGTCCTGTTctatttgcaaatttgggtCCGTGACAGCATTCTCTGCTCAGGACAATTAAAGAATCCCCATAATCACTGTCCTGAACTTTTTTGATCGTGGTGAGGCGTACATGTCTTGCAAGGCTTAAAAGGctgaaaaaaagtgggaaaactAGTCGTTTAAAAATTCCTGTAGAGAAAACGGCTTCGTCaactaaaaaaatctgtcTCATCACTGTTTACGACCTTTGCGCCTTATCTGAAAAGAATTGTCCGCACAAAGAACTATATTAAATTGTCGGTTAAGCTAAATTTTTACATAAATATTAGTTCTAGTGGGGCCATTATGTTTCCCAATAGTTATTTCTCATGTGGTCATTTTCGTTAGTACGACAAATGTTACCGCAAAAAATACATGCACATTTTCCTTATTCTCGTATCATAtttaccttatttttttcattgtctaCAGTTACTAAGTTGACATGAGCTCGCCCCACTCCTTAACTTCAATTCACAGCCTCTTCAATGTCAGTATCCAGCATCGACAGACTAACGATGTCGGTGAAGGAGAGAAACATCAAACTGAAATTCCGTGCGCCAATTCGAAATCACCAACCGTATGATGCGCCTAGAAATCACCTAAACAAAATCGCATAAAAACCATTGGTTCTTTTTATGGCGCAATAAACTTCGTACGGCAATCGTtgcacacaaaaaaagtggaagttgTCAAACATTTTATGACATTCCTCCGTGTTTATCGTTCCACCGCAAAATCTGGCAAGTTTTTGGAGTACcgcgggaaaaaaaaacttatatgGAGTCTTAAAAGGGCAGTTGTAAAAGTTCTAGAAATATCTCGGagtctctttctttctttgactCGCATAAAACGTTGCAGTCACACGATGTAcggttttcaaattttgcagaaattacaACTAACTACTAGTAATTCATCTGATTACCCTCCGGAGGCGATTATTTTTCCGTAAAGTTTCTACCATAAACAATAATATCCCGTGAAGTTCTAAAAGAACGACACTTTGGAATTGCAGGTGAAAATAGCAACACGGTAGCCGGTAGgtaaaaaatccttttcctcCGCAGAATCACCGCTCTGTCGTACGTAGAAGGCGCCAGAATCCTACAAAAATTCGCAGCTTACGTGCTGCGTTCCTTTGTCGTGTGTCTGTCTTAAACAGATAGACTGGTCCTTCTCTTAACCTCGATCTCTTGATCGTAAATTGTAATCCACACCGAATAATTATGTACAATAACGTAAACCCTGATTTTGAACGACTCCTCTTCCTGCCGTAACCGTTTACGCTATATTACAAAGAAAATCAGAGGTTCctaaatggaaaataatgtACCCGCAATGTCAAGGGTGATTTTTCTGTCTACCGCAATCCCCATCGGTTCCCTACGGTAATCGTGTCACTTCCGTTCTGTGGATTTAGATCagagggattttttcttccagatgcGCCTGGATTATCCAGCAGTGCTGAGTCGGCTGTGAGTGCATTGCGCGACCGCGTGCACTCTGCTCTATACCAACACTGTGCGGACGTCTGCGAACCAACGAAAGCAGCTGGTCGTCTCGCGAAGATCCTATTGCTGCTACCGCAGCTTTATGTACGTTTAGAAATATTCCGAAAACTTAATTGCTTGAGGCAAATAATTAGCATCATATAATTAGTAATGgtattaaaattatattatataattagtattaatattatataattaaagttgggtcaaaacgacatgaaccacaagaaattgcgtaagcggctgcggctGCGAAGGAGTGCGGTGgggacagcggttggaatcaatgtgggaccatggcgaactgcagggatgggtggcggtaacgaggatccttacacgatcccaaccgctacgctctaccgcgccgctttgagcgcagccgcttaacCAATTCAGCATACATCGTTCAGCAATGTTACAAAGTTCTTCTTTACGGAATTATCGGAAAAGTATTCGCAGTTTGCGGCAAATTCCAACGAAATACGACTAAATTACCACTGTATAGTTAATAATATCCaacaattatttctttcttattattatttttattctttcttacaattattttcttcttaatgaTAGGAGAATTCCTCCTCTGTAATCAATGCAAGTatcgttttaattttttttaaagcgctGTTTTACATCCTAGACAAGTCGGTTTCCTCTTTAATGACTCTTTCGCTATTATTCTAGGACAACAAATCTTTACCGGGGAGGTGGAAACGAATATatcgatcgatttttttttctcgaatttaaAATGAATACTTCTTTACAGATGCTATCTACGGAGGTGGTGGAACATCAAAAGATGCGTCATACATTTGCTCTTCCGTACGAACTGAATCCGCTTCTCGTGCAGTTGTTCGGAGACATCttcgaagaaggaaaaactgaaGATTCGTACCTTATGTAAGCTCTTATCTTCCTTTATACAGCGTGATATACGATCTCGGATAGGGGCGCCGGGAAGAGAGTTTGTGTCAACCAGAAGAGACAGGACGCGTTGCGGCAGACGCGTAGCGATCACGCTGTTGAACACATGCGACATCAATTAATGTGTTCAGATCCATGAGTTTGCTCAAGTTCTCATAAAATTCTCTCTCAACCCTTTCTTTTTCAGCCATTCCGCCTCATGCAGCCCGTCCAGTGTCGTTAGCAGCTGACTAGAAGAGCATGAAGGTTCTACGCTAACCTTCGCTCCTTATCCAGAAGACCGGTCGGTCACAAATCAGCGCTATGTGGTCAGTTCGTTCGGTCCTTCGGCGCTCCCTTCcataaatcaatcaaaatatCAATAGTTGccggaaaacatttttttttcagaccgACCCTGCACACCACTCCGGCTACTCCAGTAGCAATAGTTCCTCTCCAACATCCGATGGAACGATCACATTCGTGCAGTCGCCTGAACATTTTTATGTGAAGGCTTGGTTTAACGTCGGCCAGTCATGGTATTAGCGCTACCGTACAACTCAAATTACCTTCTTATCTGGCTTGTACATTTGCATTTATGCAATATTCGTTGCActtcctccattttttttttgttggaaaaaaattcaaacctATTACAACATTCATCGAGAGCTAGTGATGTAGTAAATAGAATAGAAGTAGACTCTATCGAAGTGAACGTTgtaaactttcttcttctccaaaatAAACTCTGGATTCATGGAACGTACGTGAGGCATCTTGCACTTATCGTACATAGTTTACCTCAGAGACTCGTACTCGTTCAGCTCACTTACGTAGATGTTTAGTACTGATTAAACCTATTCCATTCGATATATCCACTTTTGATAatctaaattaaattttgtgtTATTTCTGTACACAGAGTGTATTTCCATAGTAAGTAGAATGATCAAATCATTAACTTCATGGATTCTTTAACTTTTCATTAactcaaacattttcattaattCTTCTCTGATTCACTTCTGAGATAACGTCTATCGTACCTGATTTTGTCATTTCTGCTACCAATTCTCGAATTCATAGCCATATATTCTATAAATTGTAAATTGGGACCGTAGTGCACTTAAATGATATTAGTGAATGAAGTAATGTTGATCGCAATGTACACATGCCTATTAAAATATGCATTTTcggtactaaaaaaaataaaatttcaacaagAGGATTTTGTAACTGTTTCCTGCTTCCGTCATGGAACAGCGTAGGTTTTGTGTACGACTTTTTCCTGAGCGAAACCAGGATtgttatcgatctttattccggctaacgtttcggcatgGAAAATCAAAGGCATCTCCGTGTAAATTTACCCCTtaaaacgcctcgtcatcccgcAAGATATGACTTAAGGCatcgctccacgaatctggagtggtacggatttccggtggagagtttctatacggggtcgtagattatggagaggagggtgattccgtccatttcttcctaattgccgtaaaaaacggcccggaagatgcagcgcgttcaaaaggctggcgcgctccaatcgaactcgttaaAAGAAAGTAGCGCGTCGGGacgctcaaagccgcatcttccgggccgttttttacggcaattgggaagaaatagacggaatcacccctctctccataatctgcgacacCGTATAGGTGTAACCCACCTGAGACCCGCATCAccccatattcgtggggtgatacttTAATACTTACTCAAATTACTGCAAAATCCCAGAGAAGCAGACTAAAAAggttttattgtttgtttgctcCTGCCTATTCCGTTATTGCATTCAGTATAAGCAAGGATACTACGTACAGGAAGCAACCAAACTTGTATACGCGACCCTAATTTAGTGGACGTGCCACCCGACGTGCGGTTAATCTTCACAAGTTCGTTACGGATATTGGTCTGGTGCTGGGTGACACATGTCCCCAacgttgttttatttttcaaaaagtgctaATGTGTCgaaataaggaataaaaagggataaagtgcacggttGTTGATCAACCGTACGTGGATTATTCGTCCGACTTCGACagagacttcgtttgaggtttgaaaaggtgaaaaagcgttacaatgactttcgaggactagccgatgtgtcaattcagtgttttttaccTCGCagacaatttatcgaccccaaagGGATGAGAGGGTTGGCACTGTGCCGGAATAGGACTAGAAAACTCCCCACTACTGATAAGTGCAATTAAAAACAGTCCAATTCTCTGCGACCAACGTACAGATCCTCGTCCCATCTATTAGGACGTCCGAAATGGCGGAAATGCGCCTTCCCACGataatttcaaagtttcaCACAAAAACAGTGACAacattttattctatatcatATTTTCCACAATTATCAAAAACAGTACGTCAAATACGTCCAGATAGAGAGTGCATGGCTTCCTTGTAGAACTGAGCCGACTGCGAGTTAAGGAAGTTGCCCGTCCGGATGAGCACATTATCAAAGTTGTTGGACTTTTGCTCTGCCAGAACGTATTGCATCGAGCGGAAAATGTGATAATCCGAAGACAATCAGATGATAAATATCCGACCGTTCCGTACCATACTGATGTTGATTTCACAACTTGAAATTCAAGACGATATGTGTCCTCTGATGGATTTGGAGTGGAATCTACCTTTCTTGAAGAAGAGATACCATTAAATTGGTTATTCAACTATTTCCTACAGATCAGACGttcaaataaaaggataaagtttctggcgttaatcaatccgcttgggatccaccCCCACTTtcacttaaattcagaatcgtttgaggttttacgaacgtgtatctggcccatacaatgacttgcagtggctgaccgatgtgccaagtcagtgtttttatcctcccagacaagtctggtaccaattcttcgaccccagagggatgaaatgcttggtgagcCCTAGTGtgtattcgaacctccgatcgatcgtgcaggaagcggaacctttaaccgctacactacacccgccctcaaCAAGTAGCAAGCTCTATTGACAACTGTACAGGAACTAAGAAGTCGTCAAGAGAGTATTGTAGCAGTCTGTAGCTCAACTCaacacttccagaaaaaaaatacgtgaTACATCTGAAAGTGAGTGAAACTTCAGTAGCTATGTATGTTTGGAGCACTGTTTTTACTTGCGAGTTGCTTCGACCCTCTTCCATACAACCATTTAATACCTACAGACGCATCGATCAGAAACAATGAGAATGAGAAGAGCTATTGTTTCATAGAGTTTCGGCTTGCTTGAATATATGGTGTTTCAGGGCTCCGCCTTCTTTTCCTGTATCGTGGGTTACGGTCACGACACACTTCAATAGGAACTGAATATATCCGTTGTcgttacttaaaggcatcaccccacgaatgtggagTGGTATgcatttccggtggagtattcgtatacggggtcgtagattatgggaaggagtgtgattccggttcatttcttcttaattgccgtagaaaacggcccggaagatacggcttcgagcgttccggcgcactattttctacaaggagttcgattggagcgcgccagccctgtgcggtactgcatcttccgggccgttttttacggcaactaggaagaaatggacggaatcacatttctctccataatctactatattgtatacgaatactccacccgaaatctaCCTCagataccacctcagatccgtgggttgatgcctttaataacaGGGCACAATCCTCTGGTTTTAATGGTGGTGAACAAATTTTTAGCTTCATCGTTCAAAGTCCAAAGACTTATAGATCAAAGTAAATTAGATTACGTACCGCACGACGCTGCGAAGTCCAAAGAATTCAGACAAGGTCAAGTGTGCCATAGACGTGGAAGATTGCATCAAGCGCTgctaacttcttttttccctcaaagATGCATGCATTTCCTTGAATAGCAGCACttgaaacacatttttttcattctcttcggAATTTTTCAATCTCCACAGAACTTTCAACCAGTCAAACTTGGAACTAGTTTTGGTTTTATCCAAATGAAAGCCCTAATTTATGGTTGCtgtatacaaaaaaaacatcatgaTGGATTGAAAGAGGattatggaaaataaaaaaggaactagGATACTGGTACAATCATTCCTGTTAACAATGTTCTCCGCCGCGTATAATTAATACAGTAAGTGTTGGTTTCCATAAATACTACAGCATTCCATCcctcttttattttccaaagCTATGATAAATAAAACGATTTCAATCTGAAATGTATaccatcttcattttttacaagCCTCTCCCATATTTCTTGCACACTTTTAGTGACCCATTCTATTCTCCCCCTCCACCTCAGACTTTAATTTTTACAGCTGAAAAGACCATAATATTTATGGCTGACCCACATTTTCTAGAATTATTGGATATACTCCATTGTCCATACAATACTGTCCAataatttcctagaaaaatgatagaaacGGTTATAAAACAAAGTGACTGCTCACCTATTACTGATGATTTTATATCGTTCACATACTTTCTCAGTTGTAAGGATGTCTCACATGCAGATCCTTAACACTGTCCaaacaccagtacttaaggataccgCACATTGTGTAGATTTCATTCGCATGGGTGAATTTCTAGTTACGCTTTAGTTATGAGTTTGGTGAGTTTATTCTCCTGTTTCTCTCTTCTGTATAGGGTGTGGTTGGAATGATATTGATGCTTTgtaaggagagaggaggacgTCGATCTCTTTATGTCACAGTATCAGAAGCGATAGGACATTTTCAAGCCgttgataaaaattaaattgtcGAAACGTTGGGTCATCAATTAATTTCCGTCAGAACTTCGTTGGctcaacaagaaaacatgaattgAATCTATTGTTAATCTGGAATTGAAAGTGAAAGAATTGTTTATCCTTGTAATGTTTCTCGAAAGCAGAACTTCTTATTTGACATCTATGTATGTTACTTTCTGGAAAGTCTAACTTCCTATCCGGCCCAGCTCTCCTCAAAAATACTTTCTTTAGCTCAGAATACGCGCTGTCgtttataaaacaaaaaaaaatcctcccgCCGAGCTATTCGTTTGCCTTGAACTTTAAAATGGATGACTCACACGCTCGCATTCACCCTTTCCTTTCTGCATTTTGTGCGCACCATCGAAATCTTGcaagttgaaaataaaaaaacgacTTGTATACTAAATTTCTACCTCCGcatcttctaattttttactCAGAACTAAGTATTCATCTTTAAGCAGCCATAACTCCATGGAATGTGAGTTCACCTGTGATTGTTTGATCCGAAACATTTgctcttttgatttttctcgttGTGAGAGGTTTACTCTCTGAAATGATACGACCGCGAGACCAAACATTTGTTACCCGACGTCAATGATCGGCCGATACGAGCACTTTCGAACTGCACCTCCGCTAAACCTCACTTGCACTGCTCTGACtcattgaaaatattgctgcgtttctaaaaaaaactttatttgatgtattacagtttttttttaatgttctcctgttatgtttctttttatccGTGTATGTACGTTAAGCATTAAAAAAGCTGAGGTTTTAATTGCGTCTTCTTAAGAAAGTAGACGCAGCTGCGCAACGCATTGCGGAACAGCTAGCTCGCGAAAAGACTTCCAAATTGTGATGGTATCAAGGACTCTGTGAAGTCCAAAATAAATATGCTTCCCGATGTCGTTGTACTTTGAAACAGCTACGCTGCAGCTTGCCGTCTACGTAATGAGAATCACTGAGAATCATTGTGACGACAATTAGGGgtagatgaacggaaccaccgcAGATCCAACAATTTACAACTTTATCTTTAGCCTTTCCTTAAGACTTCCTCATCACGTCATATTCGCGGTATGCTGTTTTTAGCATGCTATGGCGTTACTGTTCATATTATCTtgcattattatatatcatacTATTCATACTCCTCAACTTTCCCAGCATTCAATAATACCATGCTAAATAATAACGATATGTGTGGGTGTGTGGGTGTattgtgaaacgaaattccaaaatggGAGTGCGACAGTTCCATCGGCGTTGAATTGATGCCCCAGCATTGTAGAGCGCTGAAAGGGGTTGCCacgggtcccgcggtgtcGAGTGCGTGCCCCGATGCCAGAAAGGTATAAaatgggctgcgacgggtcccacggcggcGGATTGCTGCGCCGCGGTGCAGTAGTAGTCGTGCAGTAACTTCACATGCATGTCGCTGAAGGTAAATGAGACGCTGCGGACCATTTCGTAGCCGTAGAAACTGCATGTGTTGCGTTCCACCTCATTGTACTCCACCGTGTGTCTATTCCATCGTACGTTTCCTTCATCACGTTGGTCAGACCCTGCTTGAATAGTAGCCAGAAGTTTACATGATACGACATgggacgttatctttatcaatacgatgacgttcacgtcattttatgttgaaaaacatc
Coding sequences within it:
- a CDS encoding hypothetical protein (NECATOR_CHRIV.G14026.T2) codes for the protein MSADAQPNPKQRANVAYPPEPPIGLPTHGKATVGALCVVCGDRACSHLYYGVAACHGCKCFFWRTVKSGLTYSCRFEGRCSISTAGRNACRYCRFNRCLKSGMKLEAVRMDKKNEKVLKRKRSEADSDDFDENQENIETPAIKQQRMDHRLLTSSLMLIDKTASDGNGKMSMSRSYVSLPMVMDEPDILDGDRTEMSFRACTHADEVACAESERRLLTWAIDWTRQVADMEDAISNTDKIALLRACCVPLTLLELGARSCAVATLSTPRCAALHVLPLPNNTYLRADAQLPRNCFLTANTIRGLLQWTTRHLKQLQLSPKELVLLKALLVMNIDAPGLSSSAESAVSALRDRVHSALYQHCADVCEPTKAAGRLAKILLLLPQLYMLSTEVVEHQKMRHTFALPYELNPLLVQLFGDIFEEGKTEDSYLIHSASCSPSKDRSVTNQRYVTDPAHHSGYSSSNSSSPTSDGTITFVQSPEHFYVKAWFNVGQSWY
- a CDS encoding hypothetical protein (NECATOR_CHRIV.G14026.T1), whose amino-acid sequence is MLSQTRNNVLMSLTRRSRRSVCRRTARPPSEPCAWCVEIEPALISTTVSQRVMDANASSGEPSKAVSPIRAVSRDDAPSQQFTAGRNACRYCRFNRCLKSGMKLEAVRMDKKNEKVLKRKRSEADSDDFDENQENIETPAIKQQRMDHRLLTSSLMLIDKTASDGNGKMSMSRSYVSLPMVMDEPDILDGDRTEMSFRACTHADEVACAESERRLLTWAIDWTRQVADMEDAISNTDKIALLRACCVPLTLLELGARSCAVATLSTPRCAALHVLPLPNNTYLRADAQLPRNCFLTANTIRGLLQWTTRHLKQLQLSPKELVLLKALLVMNIDAPGLSSSAESAVSALRDRVHSALYQHCADVCEPTKAAGRLAKILLLLPQLYMLSTEVVEHQKMRHTFALPYELNPLLVQLFGDIFEEGKTEDSYLIHSASCSPSKDRSVTNQRYVTDPAHHSGYSSSNSSSPTSDGTITFVQSPEHFYVKAWFNVGQSWY
- a CDS encoding hypothetical protein (NECATOR_CHRIV.G14026.T3), giving the protein MSLTRRSRRSVCRRTARPPSEPCAWCVEIEPALISTTVSQRVMDANASSGEPSKAVSPIRAVSRDDAPSQQFTAGRNACRYCRFNRCLKSGMKLEAVRMDKKNEKVLKRKRSEADSDDFDENQENIETPAIKQQRMDHRLLTSSLMLIDKTASDGNGKMSMSRSYVSLPMVMDEPDILDGDRTEMSFRACTHADEVACAESERRLLTWAIDWTRQVADMEDAISNTDKIALLRACCVPLTLLELGARSCAVATLSTPRCAALHVLPLPNNTYLRADAQLPRNCFLTANTIRGLLQWTTRHLKQLQLSPKELVLLKALLVMNIDAPGLSSSAESAVSALRDRVHSALYQHCADVCEPTKAAGRLAKILLLLPQLYMLSTEVVEHQKMRHTFALPYELNPLLVQLFGDIFEEGKTEDSYLIHSASCSPSKDRSVTNQRYVTDPAHHSGYSSSNSSSPTSDGTITFVQSPEHFYVKAWFNVGQSWY